Proteins from one bacterium genomic window:
- a CDS encoding ribonuclease E inhibitor RraB, whose amino-acid sequence MSRISTAAIVILFVAVGCDPMSPSSSRRELNAHMIEVARDAGWELEKPHLIDFELVFDTYEAASEACESLGNIGFASEVIVDQTSGAYDCHARKRFVLSVEELNAESALVEETAEVHGGVLVLWSPVSEP is encoded by the coding sequence ATGAGCCGAATCTCGACCGCGGCAATCGTGATTCTCTTCGTAGCCGTCGGCTGCGACCCGATGTCGCCGTCGAGCTCCAGACGCGAGCTGAATGCGCACATGATCGAGGTTGCTCGAGATGCCGGGTGGGAGCTCGAGAAGCCCCATTTGATCGACTTCGAGCTCGTCTTCGACACATACGAAGCCGCGTCCGAAGCCTGCGAATCACTCGGAAATATCGGCTTCGCCTCGGAAGTGATCGTCGATCAGACGAGCGGGGCGTACGACTGCCATGCGAGAAAGCGCTTCGTTCTCTCCGTGGAAGAGCTGAACGCCGAGAGTGCATTGGTCGAAGAGACCGCCGAAGTCCACGGCGGAGTCCTTGTGCTCTGGTCCCCGGTCTCTGAGCCCTAG
- a CDS encoding muconolactone Delta-isomerase family protein: MIPPTMRLAVQLQIAYGVLVALWQIVGLWRLGQGEQALGPTASGNVAIFAVASTGALYALVRAFPGVYVAIASLLAVPALLTIQNALVADPSLWPSPWARWGGVALNGLGVLAPTLAFIGWRQIREGRSDPAGPF, translated from the coding sequence ATGATTCCGCCGACGATGCGCCTCGCCGTCCAGCTCCAGATCGCCTACGGCGTACTCGTCGCGCTGTGGCAGATCGTCGGCCTCTGGCGTCTCGGCCAGGGGGAGCAGGCCCTCGGCCCGACCGCGTCGGGGAACGTCGCGATCTTCGCGGTCGCGTCGACCGGCGCGCTCTATGCGCTCGTCCGGGCGTTCCCGGGCGTCTACGTCGCGATCGCGTCGCTCCTCGCCGTCCCGGCGCTGCTCACGATCCAGAACGCGCTCGTGGCGGACCCGTCGCTCTGGCCGTCGCCCTGGGCGAGATGGGGTGGCGTGGCGCTGAACGGGCTGGGTGTGCTGGCGCCGACGCTCGCGTTCATCGGGTGGCGACAGATCCGGGAAGGCCGCTCCGACCCGGCAGGGCCCTTCTGA
- a CDS encoding acetolactate synthase large subunit: MSAISDRSPGEPAKASDLMVEALEREGVEYVFGIPGEENLDILESLRHSKIQLVLTRHEQGAGFMAATIGRLTGKIGVCLSTLGPGATNFVTAAAYAQLGAMPMMMITGQKPIKKSKQARFQIVDVVEMMQPVTKYSRQIVHGANVPSAVREAIRLAEEERPGAVCLELPEDIAEEMVDDPFFFNPEAARRPAAEDKAIARAVAMIEKAKRPLLLVGAGANRKRTSKQLTRFVEQTGIPYICTQMGKGVIDERNDQYLGTAALSDNDSVHDAVAAADLIINVGHDVIEKPPFFMSEDGFEVLHISFASAEVDSIYFPQLEVVGDIANAVWQINESIANQDHWDFSTFRDVKAQVDEHTSEKSDDPRFPLCPQRLVADVRKAMPDDGIICLDNGMYKIWFARNYRAYQPNTILLDNALATMGAGLPSAIGASFVYPERKVLAICGDGGFMMNSQELETAVRMKRDVTTLVLRDDSYGMIRWKQDDADFQDWGLEFGNPDFVKYAESYGARGFRVEKTDDLLSILQKCLKEGGVNVIECPIDYAENASLGKK, encoded by the coding sequence ATGAGTGCGATTTCCGACCGGTCTCCCGGGGAGCCGGCCAAGGCCTCTGATCTGATGGTCGAAGCCCTCGAACGCGAAGGCGTCGAGTACGTCTTCGGGATCCCGGGTGAAGAGAATCTCGACATCCTCGAAAGTCTACGTCATTCGAAGATCCAGCTCGTCCTGACGCGTCACGAGCAGGGTGCCGGCTTCATGGCCGCGACGATCGGTCGTCTGACGGGCAAGATCGGGGTCTGTCTCTCGACCCTCGGACCGGGGGCGACCAACTTCGTGACCGCAGCGGCGTACGCCCAGCTCGGCGCGATGCCGATGATGATGATCACCGGCCAGAAGCCGATCAAGAAGAGCAAGCAGGCGCGGTTCCAGATCGTCGACGTCGTCGAGATGATGCAGCCCGTGACCAAGTACTCGCGTCAGATCGTGCACGGCGCGAACGTGCCGTCCGCCGTACGCGAGGCGATCCGCCTGGCTGAGGAGGAGCGCCCCGGCGCCGTCTGCCTCGAGCTCCCGGAGGACATCGCGGAGGAGATGGTCGACGACCCCTTCTTCTTCAATCCCGAAGCGGCACGTCGACCGGCAGCAGAAGACAAGGCGATCGCGCGCGCGGTCGCGATGATCGAGAAGGCGAAGCGTCCGCTCCTGCTCGTCGGCGCCGGCGCGAATCGCAAGCGCACGAGCAAGCAGCTCACCCGCTTCGTCGAACAGACCGGCATCCCCTACATCTGCACCCAGATGGGCAAGGGTGTGATCGACGAGCGAAATGACCAGTATCTCGGAACCGCCGCCCTCTCGGACAACGACTCGGTCCACGACGCCGTCGCCGCCGCCGATCTGATCATCAACGTCGGCCACGACGTGATCGAGAAACCGCCCTTCTTCATGTCCGAGGACGGCTTCGAGGTCCTTCACATCAGCTTCGCCTCCGCCGAGGTCGACTCGATCTACTTCCCCCAGCTCGAGGTCGTGGGCGACATCGCGAACGCCGTCTGGCAGATCAACGAATCGATCGCGAACCAGGACCACTGGGACTTCTCGACCTTCCGGGACGTGAAGGCCCAGGTCGACGAGCACACCAGCGAGAAGTCCGACGACCCGCGCTTCCCGCTCTGCCCCCAGCGCCTCGTCGCCGACGTGCGCAAGGCCATGCCCGACGACGGCATCATCTGCCTCGACAACGGCATGTACAAGATCTGGTTCGCGCGCAACTACCGCGCCTATCAGCCCAACACGATCCTGCTCGACAACGCGCTCGCCACCATGGGCGCGGGTCTGCCCTCCGCGATCGGTGCGAGCTTCGTCTACCCGGAGCGAAAGGTCCTCGCGATCTGCGGCGATGGCGGGTTCATGATGAACTCCCAGGAGCTCGAGACCGCCGTCCGGATGAAGCGGGACGTGACGACCCTGGTCCTGCGCGACGACTCCTACGGCATGATCCGCTGGAAGCAGGACGACGCGGACTTCCAGGACTGGGGCCTCGAGTTCGGCAATCCCGATTTCGTGAAGTACGCCGAGAGCTACGGCGCCCGCGGCTTCCGCGTCGAGAAGACCGACGATCTGCTGTCGATCCTGCAGAAGTGCCTGAAGGAAGGCGGCGTGAACGTGATCGAGTGTCCGATCGACTACGCGGAGAATGCGAGCCTCGGGAAGAAGTAG
- a CDS encoding DNA recombination protein RmuC, with translation MPHLLALPESLSQSLSAFVPALEGDAALIAGWALAIGLVVGLGLGALLGAGFVSLVLGRSQARLRDRFESLSNEALDRSSDRFLALAGERLGAATQSNEQALERREAAVEALVRPLRESLDKVDEKLQRVETEREGHYRSLTSHLELVATNHRALASETQGLRQALGTPNVRGRWGELQLRRVCELAGMLPHCDFQEQVTLDDPDRRSRPDLVVRLPGGRSIVVDAKAPLQAYLAAAESQDDAERETLLVEHARHVRRHVDDLSGRAYWSRLEGSPEFVVLFLPGEPFFASALATDPELIERGVGKKVLLAGPTTLIALLRAVAYGWQQEAMAENALAVSKLGRELFERIVALNDRFSNLGRKLDGAVEAYNTAIGSLETRVHASARRMAELGIANAEDLGRTPPLEKATRRIEPTPERSAPTNEASPPIANGVA, from the coding sequence GTGCCGCACCTGCTCGCCCTCCCCGAATCCCTGTCCCAATCCCTCTCGGCCTTCGTCCCGGCCCTCGAAGGCGACGCCGCCCTGATCGCCGGCTGGGCCCTCGCGATCGGCCTCGTGGTCGGCCTGGGCCTCGGCGCGCTCCTGGGGGCGGGCTTCGTCTCGCTCGTCCTGGGCCGATCCCAGGCCCGGCTCCGAGACCGCTTCGAGTCCCTCTCGAACGAGGCGCTCGACCGGAGCAGCGACCGTTTCCTGGCCCTCGCCGGCGAGCGCCTCGGCGCCGCCACGCAATCGAACGAGCAGGCGCTCGAGCGGCGCGAAGCCGCCGTCGAAGCCCTCGTCCGGCCGCTGCGGGAATCCCTCGACAAGGTCGACGAGAAGCTTCAGCGGGTCGAGACGGAACGCGAAGGCCACTACCGATCGCTCACGAGCCACCTGGAGCTCGTCGCGACCAACCACCGCGCCCTCGCCTCGGAGACCCAGGGCCTCCGTCAGGCGCTCGGCACGCCGAACGTGCGCGGTCGCTGGGGTGAGCTCCAGCTACGCCGCGTCTGCGAGCTCGCCGGCATGCTCCCGCACTGCGACTTCCAGGAGCAGGTGACCCTCGACGATCCCGATCGCCGTTCGCGGCCGGACCTCGTCGTGCGGCTCCCCGGTGGACGCTCGATCGTGGTCGACGCGAAGGCCCCGCTCCAGGCCTACCTGGCCGCCGCCGAGTCCCAGGACGACGCCGAGCGCGAGACGCTCCTCGTGGAGCACGCGCGTCACGTGCGACGTCACGTCGACGACCTGAGCGGGCGTGCCTACTGGTCCAGGCTCGAGGGGTCGCCCGAGTTCGTCGTCCTCTTCCTGCCCGGAGAACCCTTCTTCGCGTCGGCCCTCGCGACGGATCCGGAGCTGATCGAGCGAGGCGTGGGGAAGAAGGTGCTGCTGGCGGGGCCCACGACGTTGATCGCGCTCCTCCGGGCCGTCGCGTACGGCTGGCAGCAGGAAGCGATGGCAGAGAACGCGTTGGCGGTCTCGAAGCTCGGCCGGGAGCTCTTCGAGCGGATCGTCGCCTTGAACGATCGCTTCTCGAACCTGGGCAGGAAGCTCGATGGCGCCGTCGAGGCCTACAACACCGCGATCGGCAGCCTCGAGACCCGGGTCCACGCCTCCGCCCGACGCATGGCCGAGCTCGGGATCGCGAACGCCGAAGACCTGGGCCGGACCCCGCCCCTCGAGAAGGCGACGAGGCGGATCGAGCCGACCCCCGAACGCTCCGCCCCCACGAACGAGGCTTCGCCTCCGATCGCGAACGGCGTCGCCTAG
- a CDS encoding LLM class flavin-dependent oxidoreductase — translation MFTMRFDMRAPEFGAPRADLYAAAIEMSEWAESRGCVSIQVCEHHRSKDGYLPAPMILASAIAARTKTVPLQIAALIVPLHDPIELAEQMSVLDIVSGGRVTYVCAIGYVPAEYAMFGQQMKGRGKRLEESIRVMQRLWKGEEVEYEGRLAKVTPLPHTPGGPPLLLGGGVAASARRAARLGLGILGMGTDPDLERYYLEACEEEGIEPGLCMNPTDGAPLSAFVAKDPDAAWAKWGPHLLHDAQAYAEWMGDDIDSATKSIASTVEDLRAENGNYQILSVEEAIEAVKTRGVIMTQPLCGGMPIEYAWESLETLVNDVLPKAHG, via the coding sequence ATGTTCACGATGCGCTTCGACATGCGCGCGCCCGAGTTCGGGGCGCCCAGGGCAGATCTCTACGCGGCGGCGATCGAAATGTCGGAGTGGGCGGAATCCCGCGGATGCGTGTCGATCCAGGTCTGCGAGCACCACCGCTCGAAGGACGGCTATCTGCCGGCGCCGATGATCCTGGCGAGCGCGATCGCGGCGCGGACGAAGACGGTCCCGCTCCAGATCGCCGCGCTGATCGTGCCCCTCCACGATCCGATCGAGCTCGCCGAGCAGATGTCCGTCCTCGACATCGTCTCCGGCGGTCGCGTCACCTACGTCTGCGCGATCGGATACGTGCCGGCGGAGTACGCGATGTTCGGCCAACAGATGAAGGGACGCGGCAAGCGGCTCGAGGAATCGATCCGCGTGATGCAGCGCCTCTGGAAGGGCGAAGAGGTCGAGTACGAGGGTCGCCTCGCGAAGGTCACGCCGCTTCCGCACACGCCGGGTGGACCGCCGCTCCTGCTCGGCGGCGGCGTCGCCGCCTCCGCCCGTCGCGCCGCGCGCCTCGGCCTCGGCATCCTCGGCATGGGCACCGACCCGGACCTCGAGCGCTACTACCTCGAAGCCTGCGAAGAGGAAGGGATCGAGCCCGGACTCTGCATGAATCCGACCGACGGTGCGCCGCTCTCCGCGTTCGTGGCGAAGGATCCCGACGCCGCGTGGGCGAAGTGGGGGCCGCACCTGCTCCACGATGCCCAGGCCTACGCCGAATGGATGGGCGACGACATCGACTCCGCGACCAAGAGCATCGCCTCGACCGTCGAGGATCTGCGTGCCGAGAACGGCAACTACCAGATCCTCTCCGTCGAAGAAGCGATCGAAGCGGTCAAGACCCGCGGTGTGATCATGACGCAGCCGCTCTGTGGCGGGATGCCGATCGAGTACGCGTGGGAGTCCCTCGAGACCCTCGTGAACGACGTGCTCCCGAAGGCCCATGGCTGA
- a CDS encoding transglutaminase-like domain-containing protein encodes MAEMRKTASAAFVLIFAFAALVATALEDGEGAGRRFAFEYEVVVPAEVEGAEVLTLFVPIADDTTGQRILSVDLDASEGVEGRFGREARHGNKYWVAELPAKRAKPFRVAVRYDVERAVVRAGDERGDADSAKAFLGPDQRVPVGHPVLEPILEEIRAASPGGSKSERARAIYDWVVDNVEYKKTGTGWGNGDTFWACNERYGNCTDFHSLFISLARTEGIPARFEMGFPVPADRESGTIAGYHCWVEFWLPGEGWVPIDASEASKHPDKRELFYGTHPADRLQLSRGRDLRLGEDHRGRTLNYFVYPYLEGDGKRLDAPLETRFSYE; translated from the coding sequence ATGGCTGAGATGCGGAAGACGGCCTCCGCCGCGTTCGTTCTCATCTTCGCATTCGCTGCCCTCGTCGCGACGGCGCTCGAGGACGGAGAGGGCGCGGGTCGTCGCTTCGCCTTCGAGTACGAAGTGGTCGTTCCGGCCGAGGTCGAAGGTGCCGAAGTGCTCACGCTCTTCGTTCCGATCGCCGACGACACGACTGGCCAACGCATCCTCTCCGTCGACCTCGACGCCAGTGAGGGCGTCGAGGGCCGCTTCGGCCGCGAGGCGCGTCACGGCAACAAGTACTGGGTCGCCGAGCTTCCGGCGAAGCGGGCGAAGCCCTTCCGGGTCGCCGTTCGCTACGACGTCGAGCGCGCGGTCGTCCGCGCCGGGGACGAGCGTGGCGACGCCGACTCGGCGAAGGCCTTCCTCGGTCCGGACCAGCGGGTCCCCGTCGGCCATCCGGTCCTCGAGCCGATCCTCGAAGAGATCCGCGCGGCGAGCCCGGGCGGATCGAAGTCGGAACGCGCCCGCGCGATCTACGACTGGGTCGTCGACAACGTCGAGTACAAGAAGACGGGAACCGGCTGGGGCAACGGCGACACGTTCTGGGCCTGCAACGAACGCTACGGCAACTGCACCGACTTCCATTCGCTCTTCATCTCGCTGGCGCGAACCGAAGGGATTCCGGCGCGCTTCGAGATGGGCTTCCCGGTTCCCGCGGATCGCGAATCCGGCACGATCGCGGGCTATCACTGCTGGGTCGAGTTCTGGCTGCCCGGCGAAGGGTGGGTTCCGATCGACGCGAGCGAGGCCTCGAAGCACCCGGACAAGCGTGAGCTCTTCTACGGGACCCACCCGGCGGATCGCCTCCAGCTCTCGCGCGGTCGCGATCTGCGGCTCGGCGAGGACCATCGCGGCCGTACGCTCAACTACTTCGTCTATCCCTACCTGGAGGGCGACGGCAAGCGACTCGACGCCCCGCTCGAGACCCGCTTCTCGTACGAGTAG
- a CDS encoding calcium/sodium antiporter: protein MPDLVVSLLLILAGCALLYVGGDMLVSASTFIANRIGMSPIAIGATVVAIGTSAPEFSVSLDAALSGHSGISVGNVVGSNVCNIILVLGLCALIRPLRASREVYRVDFPILIAVSAIFTFMVNDALISRFEGVLLALGLFTYVGWNLRRAAEDVEMGEFLGEEVAEALGDQDENWLLPVGRAVLGIAFLGLGAKWLVDGSLQTLAPYALSEAAIGISVVALGTSVPEIGTSIIAAQKGHGDLAVGNAIGSSVFNLLGVLGATASIRPLPANDVDLVDGAILMATSLAGLVLVARPGGIGRIQGAVLVGTYLLYLANAIY, encoded by the coding sequence GTGCCCGACCTGGTCGTGTCGCTCCTGTTGATCCTCGCCGGATGCGCGCTCCTCTACGTCGGTGGAGACATGCTCGTCTCGGCCTCGACGTTCATCGCGAACCGGATCGGGATGAGTCCGATCGCGATCGGAGCGACCGTCGTCGCGATCGGGACGAGTGCGCCGGAGTTCTCGGTCAGCCTCGACGCCGCCCTCTCCGGCCATTCGGGCATCTCCGTCGGAAACGTCGTCGGTTCGAACGTCTGCAACATCATCCTCGTGCTCGGACTCTGTGCCCTCATCCGTCCACTCCGCGCTTCACGCGAGGTGTACCGGGTCGACTTTCCGATCCTGATCGCCGTCTCCGCGATCTTCACCTTCATGGTCAACGACGCGCTGATCTCGCGGTTCGAGGGCGTCCTCCTCGCCCTCGGCCTCTTCACCTACGTCGGTTGGAACCTGCGACGCGCCGCCGAAGACGTCGAGATGGGCGAGTTCCTCGGTGAGGAGGTCGCCGAGGCGCTGGGCGATCAGGACGAGAATTGGCTGCTTCCGGTCGGCCGCGCCGTCCTCGGGATCGCCTTCCTCGGCCTCGGCGCGAAATGGCTCGTCGACGGATCGCTCCAGACTCTCGCTCCCTACGCGCTCTCCGAAGCCGCGATCGGGATCAGCGTCGTCGCGCTCGGCACGAGTGTCCCCGAGATCGGGACCTCCATCATCGCCGCCCAGAAAGGCCATGGTGATCTCGCCGTCGGCAACGCGATCGGCTCGAGCGTGTTCAACCTGCTCGGCGTACTCGGCGCGACCGCCTCGATCCGGCCCCTGCCGGCGAACGACGTCGATCTCGTGGACGGTGCGATCCTGATGGCGACGAGCCTCGCCGGACTCGTGCTCGTCGCGCGTCCGGGCGGGATCGGCCGAATCCAGGGCGCGGTCCTCGTCGGGACGTATCTGCTCTATCTCGCCAACGCGATCTACTGA
- a CDS encoding aminotransferase class III-fold pyridoxal phosphate-dependent enzyme: MSASESTSLQSPPPPAVAASARDLVAALRDRGRATGPLDGPVYHETLERLGTLRAAAPALPVLSSGHGEGARVVLADGRRVVDLVAGLGPYVFGHHDEDLLETAAIAAASDVAFQSHVLPGPQYLTLTERLVELAGPRLQHAWLALSGSMANENALKMLFQRSAPADRVIAFARAFHGRTLAMAELTDRPAYRDGLPTRDFVDRVPFYDPSDPDSTRKSVAALEALITAQPGGHAAMCFELIQGEGGFHDAPREFFVALMETCQRAGIRVWIDEIQTFGRTRDLFAFRTLGLDAFVDVVTVGKILQGSATLFTSDIAPRPKLIAGTWAGSTVGMALGARILERLASEGYSGAGGRIDRLAGWIDGAFARLDAALPGVITARSGAGAMQAFVPWEGDAKVTTELVEIAAEEGALVQTAGGDPMKIRLLPPLNLTEAELEDGFAALERALVRVARRHGLPIFDVAPSR, encoded by the coding sequence ATGTCCGCTTCTGAATCGACTTCCCTCCAGTCTCCCCCGCCCCCTGCCGTAGCCGCGTCGGCCCGGGATCTCGTGGCCGCGCTCCGGGATCGCGGGCGGGCGACCGGGCCCCTCGATGGGCCCGTCTACCACGAGACCCTCGAGCGGCTCGGCACCCTCCGCGCCGCCGCCCCAGCCCTCCCGGTCCTGTCCTCCGGACACGGTGAAGGCGCGCGGGTCGTCCTCGCCGACGGTCGGCGGGTCGTCGACCTCGTCGCAGGACTCGGCCCCTACGTCTTCGGCCATCACGACGAGGACCTCCTCGAGACCGCGGCGATCGCAGCCGCGAGCGACGTCGCCTTCCAGAGTCACGTGCTGCCCGGCCCGCAGTACCTCACGCTGACCGAGCGCCTCGTCGAGCTGGCGGGACCGCGGCTCCAGCACGCCTGGCTCGCGCTTTCCGGATCGATGGCGAACGAGAACGCGCTCAAGATGCTCTTCCAGCGCAGCGCCCCGGCGGACCGGGTGATCGCCTTCGCGCGGGCCTTTCACGGGCGGACCCTCGCGATGGCCGAGCTGACCGACCGCCCCGCCTATCGGGACGGCCTCCCGACCCGGGACTTCGTCGATCGCGTGCCCTTCTACGACCCGTCCGATCCGGACTCGACACGAAAGAGCGTGGCGGCGCTCGAGGCGCTGATCACCGCGCAGCCCGGCGGCCATGCCGCCATGTGTTTCGAACTGATCCAGGGCGAAGGCGGCTTCCACGATGCGCCGCGCGAATTCTTCGTGGCGTTGATGGAGACGTGTCAACGCGCCGGAATCCGCGTCTGGATCGACGAGATCCAGACCTTCGGTCGGACCCGGGACCTCTTCGCGTTCCGGACCCTCGGACTCGACGCGTTCGTCGATGTCGTGACGGTCGGCAAGATCCTTCAAGGAAGCGCGACCCTCTTCACTTCGGACATTGCACCGCGCCCCAAGCTGATCGCGGGGACCTGGGCCGGTTCGACCGTCGGCATGGCCCTCGGTGCGCGCATCCTGGAGCGCCTCGCGTCCGAGGGCTACTCGGGGGCGGGGGGCCGGATCGACCGCCTGGCGGGCTGGATCGATGGCGCCTTCGCCCGCCTCGACGCGGCGCTTCCCGGTGTGATCACCGCGCGATCCGGGGCGGGCGCGATGCAGGCCTTCGTTCCGTGGGAAGGCGACGCGAAGGTCACGACGGAGCTCGTCGAGATCGCCGCCGAAGAGGGCGCGCTCGTCCAGACCGCGGGCGGGGATCCGATGAAGATCCGACTGCTTCCTCCGCTCAACCTGACCGAGGCCGAGCTCGAGGACGGCTTCGCTGCCCTCGAACGCGCGCTCGTCCGGGTCGCCCGACGACACGGGCTGCCGATCTTCGACGTCGCGCCGTCACGTTAG
- a CDS encoding endonuclease/exonuclease/phosphatase family protein — translation MAAKPKKATRRRETEAATQEFRDRANRAGDRASEATARARVLVRNARDQSVERVRNARDQSVERVKAFGTQARDSVNQARDAVETARKLPLEPHLCLVMGPRRPIPPLIMSDSVRVATYNVHRWQGANGRAKPDVARAGYVISEIDADVIALQEVLRPFDEEGPTADDELGQLCEELDLYMAFAATRRHRRGQLGNAILSRYPITGVSVLDISYSRIERRGALAAHVGTAGANLGVVATHLSLVDRTRHRQVQSLMEHPALNAGPAVLMGDMNAWRNCKGSQVLEESLGLHHNRDWPASFPSGRPLLSLDRIYSSNADVVDVREHDSPAARKASDHLPVVATVHLKDGAGS, via the coding sequence GTGGCTGCGAAGCCCAAGAAGGCCACCCGGCGCCGCGAGACCGAGGCGGCGACCCAGGAGTTCCGCGATCGCGCGAACCGCGCCGGCGACCGCGCCTCCGAGGCGACGGCCCGGGCGCGGGTCCTCGTGCGCAACGCGCGGGACCAGTCCGTCGAGCGGGTACGCAACGCGCGGGACCAGTCCGTCGAGCGGGTGAAGGCGTTCGGGACCCAGGCTCGGGACTCGGTCAATCAGGCCCGGGACGCCGTCGAGACGGCTCGGAAGCTGCCCCTCGAGCCGCATTTGTGCTTGGTCATGGGACCCAGACGGCCGATACCGCCTCTGATCATGTCCGACTCAGTGCGCGTGGCCACGTACAACGTCCATCGTTGGCAGGGAGCGAACGGGCGAGCGAAGCCCGACGTCGCACGGGCGGGGTACGTCATCTCGGAGATCGATGCGGACGTGATCGCCCTCCAGGAGGTGCTCCGGCCCTTCGACGAGGAGGGGCCGACGGCGGACGACGAGCTCGGCCAGCTCTGCGAGGAGCTCGACCTCTACATGGCCTTCGCGGCGACCCGCCGCCATCGCCGCGGTCAGCTCGGCAACGCGATCCTCTCCCGCTACCCGATCACCGGCGTGTCCGTCCTCGACATCTCCTACTCGCGGATCGAACGTCGCGGCGCCCTGGCCGCCCATGTCGGGACCGCCGGCGCGAACCTCGGCGTCGTGGCGACCCACCTCTCCCTCGTCGACCGCACCCGCCATCGCCAGGTCCAGTCGCTGATGGAACACCCCGCCCTCAACGCGGGGCCCGCCGTCCTGATGGGCGACATGAACGCCTGGCGCAACTGCAAGGGCTCGCAGGTCCTCGAGGAGAGCCTCGGTCTCCATCACAACCGCGACTGGCCCGCGAGCTTCCCGTCGGGTCGCCCGCTGCTCTCCCTGGATCGCATCTACTCGAGCAATGCCGACGTCGTCGACGTTCGCGAGCACGACTCTCCTGCCGCGCGCAAGGCGTCGGATCATCTGCCGGTGGTCGCGACGGTCCATCTGAAGGACGGGGCCGGGTCGTAG
- a CDS encoding DUF362 domain-containing protein — MTANHPGTRVGLARCRPDYDGIAAPWGPGKSYPEIDRLLGEGADEGPPNGVYAAVRGALIGLGLDASNYGTPDWNPIGDLARPGSRIVLKPNFIRHWNPASDGRGGTVDSVITHGAIVRAVADYAMIAAGPDGSVAIAEAPQMDCDFPSIRRIVGLDQIVGVYEDSIRRELEVIDLRREAVIYKDGIIDERHPLPGDPAGYRAVDLGDRSFFTGSGLDPNRFRGADYDPGPTAEHHSGGRNAYLLSETVLSADLVINLPKLKTHKKTGVTLALKNLVGINGDKNWLPHHSLGSVSEGGDEFPQDSLIDRLRSRATEIARPLLAKGKGLKIFQMARRVETAARGDQFIRSGNWYGNRTTWRMCCDLNRCLYYSDKEGLHLDHDGPVRTVLTLIDGVLAGQGEGPLAPADVPLGAVIASADPVAVDLAAIRLMGFDEQRLAVVRGPMEDEDARITGVRSAADVTVGECAEDADGVAEKTLDDITAASPFEAHAGWVGHIEQGATGEAPPDCRGSTR, encoded by the coding sequence ATGACCGCCAACCACCCCGGAACGCGAGTCGGGCTCGCGCGATGCCGGCCGGACTACGACGGGATCGCCGCACCGTGGGGACCGGGAAAGAGCTACCCGGAGATCGATCGCCTGCTCGGAGAAGGAGCGGACGAAGGACCGCCGAACGGGGTCTACGCCGCCGTTCGCGGCGCACTGATCGGCCTCGGTCTGGACGCTTCGAACTACGGCACGCCCGACTGGAATCCGATCGGAGATCTCGCGCGACCCGGATCGCGGATCGTGCTCAAGCCGAATTTCATTCGACACTGGAATCCCGCCTCGGATGGTCGCGGGGGAACGGTCGACAGCGTGATCACGCATGGCGCGATCGTTCGCGCGGTCGCGGACTACGCGATGATCGCCGCCGGCCCAGACGGCAGCGTCGCGATCGCCGAGGCGCCCCAGATGGACTGCGATTTCCCGTCCATCCGGCGGATCGTCGGTCTCGACCAGATCGTCGGCGTCTACGAAGACTCCATCCGTCGCGAGCTCGAGGTCATCGACCTGCGACGAGAGGCGGTGATCTACAAGGACGGCATCATCGACGAGCGGCACCCGCTCCCGGGTGATCCGGCGGGCTACCGCGCGGTCGATCTCGGAGATCGCAGCTTCTTCACCGGCTCCGGCCTCGACCCGAATCGATTTCGCGGCGCCGACTACGATCCGGGCCCGACCGCCGAGCATCACAGTGGCGGCCGAAACGCCTATCTCCTGTCCGAGACCGTGCTCTCCGCCGATCTCGTGATCAACCTGCCGAAGCTCAAGACCCACAAGAAGACGGGCGTGACCCTCGCGCTCAAGAACCTCGTGGGCATCAACGGCGACAAGAACTGGCTGCCCCATCACAGCCTGGGATCCGTCAGCGAGGGCGGCGACGAATTTCCGCAGGACTCGTTGATCGATCGGCTGCGCAGTCGAGCGACCGAGATCGCTCGCCCGCTCCTCGCGAAGGGCAAGGGACTCAAGATCTTCCAGATGGCGCGGCGTGTGGAGACGGCCGCCCGGGGCGACCAGTTCATCCGCTCCGGGAACTGGTACGGCAACCGCACGACGTGGCGCATGTGCTGCGACCTCAATCGCTGCCTCTACTACAGCGACAAGGAGGGGCTCCATCTCGACCACGACGGTCCGGTTCGCACCGTGCTCACGCTGATCGACGGTGTTCTCGCCGGTCAGGGGGAGGGTCCGCTCGCGCCGGCCGACGTCCCGCTCGGCGCGGTGATCGCCTCGGCGGATCCCGTCGCGGTCGATCTCGCGGCGATCCGACTCATGGGCTTCGATGAGCAGCGTCTCGCCGTGGTGCGCGGGCCGATGGAGGACGAGGATGCGCGAATCACGGGCGTCCGGAGTGCCGCGGACGTGACGGTCGGCGAGTGCGCCGAAGACGCCGACGGCGTCGCCGAGAAGACCCTCGACGACATCACGGCGGCGTCACCCTTCGAGGCGCACGCCGGCTGGGTCGGTCACATCGAGCAGGGCGCGACAGGCGAGGCGCCGCCGGACTGTCGGGGGAGCACGAGGTGA